In Paenibacillus dendritiformis, the DNA window TTATTTATTGATATTTATAATCATACTACCAATGGTAACATCTGTAAACGTTTTTTTTTGCATTTTACTTTTGGCTTAGCCCCTCCTTCGAACGGCAGCCGCTCTAGAATCCAAGCGTGAACGTAAAGGTCGCGCCCTCATTCTCCTTGCTGTCGGCATATATTTTGCCGCCGAGCCGGTCGATAATCGCTTTGGCAATCGGAAGTCCCAAGCCATAACCGCCGTTCTCCTGCGTTCTGGCCGGATCAGCCCGGTAAAAACGGTCGAACAGCTTGGACAGATGCTGGGGCGGGATCCCTTTGCCGCTGTTTTTTATGGAAAAGGCAAGGTGATGCCTTGTTTTTTTCATCGTAATATGAATATGGCCTTTCTTCTCCGTATACTTGATCGCGTTATCCACGAGGATCGTAATAACCTGCTTCACTTTTTCGCAGTCGCTTTTGACGATCATGTTCGGTTCCACTTCCTGCAGCAGCGTAATCTCCTTCTCGAACGCCACCGCCTCCATCGCCAAGATCACATCGCTTACCATTTCGCTCATATCAAAAGGGGTAACATTCAATTTGAGATTGATGTCCTCCGTCTTCGCGAGATATAAAAGATCGTTCACTAGCCGGCCTATTCTCTCGGTTTGGTTCTTGATATAATCCAGCCATTTCCTCTGGCTCCGAATCGTCTCTCCCTCATTGGCAAGCAGGGCATCGGAATTGGCATTGATAATGGCGAGCGGCGTCTTCAGTTCATGAGAGACGTCCGCAAAGAATTGCTTTTGCTTCTCCCAGGTGTCGGCAATCGGCGCGATCGACCGGTTGGCAAAGAACAGACTAATCGCAAAAATGACAAACAGCATAAGGAGACCGACAATAACTAACGTCGTCAGAAGCTCCATTAAGGTGTTATAGGACTCTGTTACATCTAAAAAGGCAATCTGATAATGATCTCCGTTCGCATTGACCCTGAAGCTCTTTCCGTTTTCATAAGATATCAGCGTGCCGTTCATCGGAGAGAGTTGATATTGCCATCGCTTATCGTCGAGTGAGATCGTGCCGCTCCCCTTTTTCCCGCCCCTGACAAGCTCGGCGGCCTTATAATAGGTCTCCTCCGGCATATCAATATAGGAGATGACTTTCATGAGGACTCCTTGCGAATTGACAATCATGTTGAATGAAAGAGTAGATTCGGAAGGAACGACACCGATAACTACCTTCTCCCTGGCGGCAGCGTCCGGCAAGTTAAGATAGGCCGCGTTAGGTTTGGAGGAGATCAAGTCCAATTTATTTTGATTTTCGCTACGAATGTTGTTAGAGGTCGTAAAATAA includes these proteins:
- a CDS encoding sensor histidine kinase, whose protein sequence is MFNQLRNRLLLLNMSIISIVMIGAFAVIYFTTSNNIRSENQNKLDLISSKPNAAYLNLPDAAAREKVVIGVVPSESTLSFNMIVNSQGVLMKVISYIDMPEETYYKAAELVRGGKKGSGTISLDDKRWQYQLSPMNGTLISYENGKSFRVNANGDHYQIAFLDVTESYNTLMELLTTLVIVGLLMLFVIFAISLFFANRSIAPIADTWEKQKQFFADVSHELKTPLAIINANSDALLANEGETIRSQRKWLDYIKNQTERIGRLVNDLLYLAKTEDINLKLNVTPFDMSEMVSDVILAMEAVAFEKEITLLQEVEPNMIVKSDCEKVKQVITILVDNAIKYTEKKGHIHITMKKTRHHLAFSIKNSGKGIPPQHLSKLFDRFYRADPARTQENGGYGLGLPIAKAIIDRLGGKIYADSKENEGATFTFTLGF